The proteins below come from a single Afipia felis ATCC 53690 genomic window:
- a CDS encoding HU family DNA-binding protein has protein sequence MAKKAATPATVTLKHLAAALAEEHELSKKTAEAILTDMVTKITKHLKKGERIRIVGLGILQVRKRAARMGRNPATGEAIHIKASKKVAFRAAKELKEAV, from the coding sequence ATGGCGAAGAAAGCAGCTACCCCAGCTACCGTGACGCTCAAGCACCTTGCCGCCGCTCTCGCGGAAGAACACGAACTGTCGAAGAAGACCGCTGAAGCGATTCTCACCGACATGGTCACCAAGATCACCAAGCACCTCAAGAAGGGCGAGCGCATCCGCATCGTCGGCCTCGGCATTCTCCAGGTCCGCAAGCGCGCTGCCCGCATGGGCCGCAACCCGGCCACTGGCGAAGCCATCCACATCAAGGCTAGCAAGAAGGTCGCCTTCCGCGCTGCCAAGGAACTGAAGGAAGCCGTCTAA